The DNA window GGGTCGCTGTGCGGAGGCGCCCCGTGCCGGCTCCTCGGGGCCCCATCCCGTGGTGGGCCTTGGGCTCCACCTTGGTTGTCAGCCAGTCTCTTAAATGTTACTCTGCTTCCTGTTAGTAAAATGTGGTCGTTTGGAGGGTGGAGGGGTCCTTGTCATCAGTTCCTGAGGTGCCACCCTGCTTGGCGGTCAGTGGTCCAGAGTCAGGAGTCATCACACGAGTGAGACCTGTAGTAGATGCGGTTGGTGACAGACGGCAGACGTCCGAAAAGAGCAAATGCTCATAAGTCTCTGTGGCCCAGATTTCGGGCACCTGAGCCTGTGCTGGCACCTGAGAATGGGGGGGGCTGGGGGCGCCTCTGCGGGCGGCGCAGGGGGTCTTGGGGTGTCCCTTAATGTGGCAGGAGGCGGGCCCGGCACCGTGGTCAAGCCAGCAGCTAAGAAGTGCTCtgaggggcagggcaggtggcTGGCCCGTGGGGGCTTTTCATGGTGGCCACTCCTGAGCCCTGTAGAGGCTGGGTGGAGGCCCTCCAGGGGTGAAGCCTGCCCCCAGGCCAGTACGGGGCTTCACTCTTGAGCCCCGGAGTGGTTGGTGGCCCTGTGCCCTAACACGGTTGTGGAGGACGCATTCGTCGAGAGGATGGACGGGGCTGTGGTCAGGCTGCTGAGGCTTCCAGGCTCCCTAGGGGTGCTGACGGGACCTCCACTTCGGGGCTCAGGGCTCTCTCCTGGGCAGCAGTAGGGGGGGAGCCAGGGGCCAGAGCCTGCCGGGGTCCAGCCCTGTGTGTGCGCTGTCCTGAGCTCAGGGCTGCGACCCCTGCTTGTGAGGGATGTGGCAGTCGGCTCGGTGACCTGTGGATCCAAGAAGGTGACCGGCGAGCAGTGGGCGTCAGCATCCTGGAAGGACTCGTCATCGCGTGTGCCTCTGGGAGCCCCTGGGGAGCTCTGGTCCCGGGCGTCCCTGGGGAGGGGCAGCCTCGGGGCAGCGGGCTGTTGGAGGTTGTTGAGATACCCTTGTGAGTCCCGGGATGAGTGATTCTGGAAACCTCAGAGATAGGTTTGCCGGGAGTTTTGTTTGCCCAAGCGTACCTGGTGGCTTTCGCCTCCCGTGTCCTCTGTGTGGAGTTAACGTGTCCTCTGCGTCCGTTTCAGGGAGTCAGTACCAAATGAGGAGGAAAGGCCGAGGTCATCGCGCTGCAGCGAGGCACCCTTCCTCCCCCGGCAACACTAAGCACTCCCCCACGCGAGAGACGCTGACCTACGCGCAAGCGCAGAGGATGGTGGAGATCGAGATCGAGGGCCGCCTGCACAGGATCAGTATTTTCGACCCTTTGGAGGTCATACTAGAAGATGACCTCACTGCTCAGGAGATGAGCGAGTGCAACAGCAACAAAGAAAACAGCGAGAGGCCGCCCGTGTGCCTGAGAGCTAAGCGGCCCAAGAACAACAGGGTCAAGAAGAAAAGCGAAGCCCCGCCCAGCGCGCACGGCGCCCCCAGCCCGGCCAGCGCGCTCCCCGAGCCCAAGGTGCGCGTGCTGGAGTACAGCCCCCCGGCGGCGCCCCGGCGGCCCCCCGTGTACTACAAGTTCGTGGAGAAGTCCGCCGAGGAGCTGGACGACGAGGTGGAGTACGACATGGACGAGGAGGACTACGCCTGGCTGGAGATCGTCAACGAGAAGCGCAGGGGCGACTGCGTGGCGGCCGTGTCGCAGGGCGCGTTCGAGTTCCTGATGGACCGCTTCGAGAAGGCGTCGCACTGCGAGAAGCAGAAGCAAGGGGAGCAGCAGTGCCTGATCGACGAGGATGCCGTGTGCTGCGTGTGCATGGACGGCGAGTGCCAGAACAGCAACGCCATCCTCTTCTGCGACATGTGCAACCTGGCGGTGCACCAGGAGTGCTACGGCGTGCCCTACATCCCCGAGGGCCAGTGGCTCTGCCGCCACTGCTTGCAGTCCCGGGCCCGGCCGGCTGACTGCGTGCTGTGCCCCAACAAGGGCGGCGCCTTCAAGAAGACGGACGATGACCGCTGGGGCCACGTGGTGTGTGCCCTGTGGATCCCCGAGGTCGGCTTCGCCAACACGGTGTTCATCGAGCCCATCGACGGCGTGCGGAACATTCCCCCCGCCCGCTGGAAGCTGACGTGCTACCTCTGCAAGCAGAAGGGCGTGGGCGCCTGCATCCAGTGCCACAAGGCCAACTGCTACACCGCCTTCCACGTGACGTGCGCCCAGCGGGCCGGCCTCTACATGAAGATGGAGCCCGTGAAGGAGCTGGCCGGCGGCGCGGCCACCTTCTCCGTCAGGAAGACCGCGTACTGTGACGTCCACACGCCCCCGGGCTGCACCCGGAGGCCCCTGAACATTTACGGGGACGTCGAGGTGAAAAACGGCGTCTGCCGGAAGGAGAGCTCAGCCAAAACGGTCAGGTCCACGTCCAAGGTCAGGAAGAAAGCGAAGAAGGCCAAGAAGACGCTCCGCGAGCCCTGTGCGGCCCTGCCGCCTGTGTGTGCGCCCTACATTCCCCCTCAGAGGTAAGCGTGGCGGGCCTGGGCCTGCTGGGAGGGCGCGCAGGGTCTGACCGCGTGCTGTCTGTGCGGCCCTGATGGTCCTCTCCAAGGTGGCCTCCTTCAGTCTCTGCTTCATGGGAGCATGGATGTTGCAAAAGACTTGAGTCTGTGAGACGGGGAAGTCTGTCTGGTTTCCTCGATGCCCGCGCGGGCCCGCGGCCACACCGACTGCAGCCACCCCGGCCTGGGGCCCCGCGGCGCCCCAGGAGTTGTTGTCATTGACGCGACAGAACACCATTCCtcaccctgctccctccccaaaATTTGGGAATCTTGTGGGATTTTTAAATTGGCTGGAAACTTAAGCAGCGTGGCTGGGTAAGGCTGACCCTGGGGCAAAGATCAGAGTGGGGCGACAGGAGCCGCGAGGCGGGAGGTGCTGGTCTCCTTCCTGTCGTGGGACAGGCTTTCTGGTTTTCCTGATTGTTCTCTCGTGGTATCGGCATTGCCTGGTCAGTGTTGGGTTCTTTGCCTAGAGCCGTGCGCGGTGGTGGGGTCAGGACCCCGCTGGCCACCCCCATCCCTGGACTTGTTTCCTCCTCTGCTGGTTCTCCTTGGTACTGACTTGTTGTGCCTGAGAACGCTCTTGTTTGGAGTACGAGGTAAGTGGCTTGATGAACTTTTCTCCGGGTGTGGTTTGGGAGAGACGCAGACACTTGCTTGAGCTTTGAGGAAGTGAAGCCCTGTATGGGAGGGCACGGGTCTCTAGAACAGTCTGGTAAGAAAACAAAGCATCAGGATGACGAAGGGAAGACGTAAGTGGGTGTCTGCTCCCGAGAGCGGTTCTGGGATGTTGTCAGGTCGTGAGATGTGGTGGGAACTGCTACTGAAGAAGTGTGACCTTTTTCCCAGGAtgacatttttttgtctttacgGAACACTACCTCTGTTACAGAATCAGTAAATTCAAAGCGAATACAAAGTGCTTACAATCCCTCTTATCCAGAGAAGCCTTctgttaaaatcaaggtgtctctTTGTAAATAAGCCAGTCTCACTTTTAAAAGACAGTTTCACTTGGATTTCTACCTGTAGGTCAAAAAGTATAGGATTTGTATCAAGAGCTTCTATCTAAGAGCCCGaaattttcagctttactgaaattgaagtaaatgaaacaaaaaatgtgaTCTAGTAAATTGAAAACCCAGAAGTCTGAGGTGCTGCCTTGTCTGTCCAGCCCTGCCTGGTTCCCGGCCCCAGGGTCTGCCAGCCCGTCCGCAGGAGAAAGCGTCTGCGGTTGGGAAACCTGGGCACCTGGAGTCTGAGATGACCCGGTCTGGTGGAGAGGACGATTTGCTTTGGAGTAAACACTTAAGCTCAGGTGACGGAGCTGATCCACGTGCTGGAGGAGTAGCTGGGCCATGCTCCGTCTTGTCCTTTCCTAATTTAGGAACAAACTGTGACTTCGGTTTGGAGCAGACGTAAACGACGCACCTGGATGAGTGCTCGCGGCCACAGGCTTTGCTGTCAGTGTTGCCCAGAGTTTCCGGGAGACCCTGACATCAGACCACCCTGTGGCGTGTCGGGGCAGGTGCTGGGAGGCCCAGGCTCACAGCCACTGCTCTCGTCCCGAAGCTGTGGCCTGAGCTGCGGCTGGGCTGCTGGTCCCGTTCTTAGGACCCAGGCACAGTGGCGTGTAGATGGGAGTAAAGCTCCACGCTCTCCACGGCTTCTGGCTCAGGACCCGTCTAGAGCTGCCAGCACCAGGGTGGTGGGCGTTCTGAGCGAGCTTGGGAGCCGGGCCGGGGCAGGGGGGCTGGAAGAGGGGCTCTGGAGATCTAAGAAGAGGAGGATCCCCCTTATTCcctgcagagaggaaggagggttgGCTGTGAGAAGGCTGGGGGTGTGGCAGGAACTGTAAGTGCTTTTGTGACTTGAGGGGTTTAAAAGCTTTCAAGTAAGAAAGATAACTCAGACCAACTAATTTTGAGATCATAGTCTGTTCTCAACAAGAGGGAGATGGTtggtttaatttgttttattgtttagtgTTTCTGAGCTTCAAAGATTACTCTTCTTGTCTCTCAGTAATAGACTCCGGAACAAAGATGCGGGTGTTCTGAGGCTTCGCCCACCTGTTCGAGGACTCCGAGCCTGTGGTCAGGCCGGCTGGCTGGGGCGGTCGAGGCCTTGCAGGCTGCCGCGTGGCCAGGAGTGGCGCAGGCGCGTTGATGGGATGCTGTGCTCTGCCCTGGGCGGGGTCCTCGCAGCCGCTCGGTCCCTTCGCCTGTGAGGGTCCAGCCTTCAGCGAGGGTGAGCTGCTCCTGAGCAGTTGTCCCAGTGGCGTGGAGCTGTGCCCGcctgtctgtgtctctcctcctGCACCTGTTCTCAAGCCAGAATAATGCTTTTCCCAGCCCAGAAGCAGCATATTTAAAGTTGGGGGAGATATGAAAAGCCAGGGCTGAAGAAGGGAGAACAGGCGTGTGTTCTCCGTTTTCTGGCCTGCCCTGGTGCTGTGCTCTTTCTTTGTTAAGTGTTGCCTTTTCCTCGAGTAGCCGCTCTTCTGATTGGATCCTCTCTGCTTCTTCGTCCATTCCCTCTGCTTCGTGAGGGGAAGGGCAGTGCCGGTGGAGGTGGGCACCGGGGAGGGGCCAGGCCAGGTGAAGGGACTCGTGGAGTTGGAGCCTCCTGGGTCCCTTGGGGTAATTAACCTGGTCACTCTGCTCTCTCTGGTTGCGCTATGGGTGTCCCAGTGTatctggggaggaggggcctcGAGGGAGGAGCATCCGGCCGGGCCTGGCCTCGGTGATACGCGTGTTCCTGCGTAATGAGCTGTAACCGGAAGTGCGTGATGAGGATGGAGGCTCCGGGTCACGGCTCTGTCCCCTCGAGGGCGCCGCTGGGACACCAGGTGAGGACGGCTGGAGAGCGGGTGCTTGGGAGCCGTTGGGCAGACAAGTTTAATGCCTGTTGAACTTAACAGCAAGAAGTTTGCACTTGagttttgtatgtcttttttcatgtttctggCAGTTAAGTTTATTACGTGTTATGGAAGTTCTCATGGGTTGTGGCCTGGGGAAGTGGGAGAAGCCTGTCAGCCCCTGCAGGTGGGAGCCTGGCTCTGGGCGCCCCGTGCATGTGGGTGCCACCTCTGCTCTGTGGGCGCCGCCGGGCAGCCCTCCCGCTCGCCTGCCCGGGTCCTCGGGGAAGGGCTGTTTAAGGAGCGACTCCTGGAGAGAAGCCCTACAAACCCAGCCAGAAGTCAGAAGTGCGGGTCGTGAAACGCACGCGGTGTGGAGAAGCCGGGCCGTGTGTCCCGCTCCTGCCGGTGTCCCTCCCGGTGTCCCTCCCGGTCACGTCAGGCGAGCCCAGCGGAGGCGGCCTTGGCGGCTCTTGCCGCGTGATGTGGGGCCGAGCAGTGTGTCTCCCCAGAGCTGCTCTGAGTGTTCTAGTTCCGACCCTCCTGTGGCTTCGTTGCTTTCCTTGGTTTTgaactgggggctgggggactgGCGTCTCCCCGGGCAGGTCCCCCGTCCCGGCTGCCAGCTCCGGGCTCTGCACCTGCGAGGGCCCtcctggggcggggcggggagcgtGGGAGCGCAGGGGAGGACTCTGGATGCTTCGCCACGTGTCTCCACTGCGTTGCGGGCTCTCCTGACGCGTGTCAGTCTCGGGGATTCCTGCGTGCGTAGGACTGAAGCGAGTGCTGGGCGTGGTGCCGTGGGCCGCGCCCCGTGTCCCTCGGGCGTGCGGCCCCCTGGCTGGTGTCCTGCTCGCTTTacccccgcccccctcctcctGGTGGTCTCTGCTGGGCCCGGCCCTGGCGTCACCCCCGCTCAGCAGGCCTGCTGTGCCCACATGTCCCGCAGCCGGGCATCCCGGGCGCACAGAGCAGGCCCGGCCCACGGGGAGGGTCTGCTGAGGTCGTGGGATCCGGCAGTTCCTGGTCGCGTTCACTGTATCTGCTTCCGCAGCGATGGGGCGGACGTGCATTGAAGTTTTCTTTCATCCTAGCACTTGGAGTCGCTGCCTGGAGTGGATGGCGGGATGGACCTTGGTGCTTTGGGCACCCTCCCCCTCCAAGGCACAGAGACCGGCATTGCATCTCGTCTTGTCTTCATTTCAGTTTCAGTTTTTTGTTCAGAAATAActtcaaatttataaaatgttgcaAAAGtcgaaaaaaaaaccccacccaaaCACTCTTTCCCAGGGTCCCCTCTTGCCAATAACCCGTTTACCCTCTTGGGGGTGGTTTCCACGCGCCCCTGCGTGTTTCCCAGGGTGGGGCCggcctcccctggagccttcctGCCTCCAGTCGGGACCAGTCCCACTCAGCCTCCTTTGATTTGGGCATCCCCAGACCTCTGTGTCCCCTGCGACAGGCCTTCGCGGCTCACAGAGGTGTGCCTGGGACTGCGGGGCCCCTGCGTCCCCACCTGAAGGGAGTGACGCCCCCTGCTCCTTGGTGACCGAGGTGTCACCAGTGCCTCTACCAGATGATTTCTGCTCTTGACTTTCCTGGCGTCGGATCCGGGGGCCCCTGGAGGCGACGGCTCCTCTCCACGTGGCCTGTCGCTCTTTTCTTCCTGGCCTTCCTCCCCGCGAGGGCTGGAAGGGAGCATCCCCCTCAGCGGGGTCCTTCTCTCCCCGCCGGTGTGGACCGGGAGGTGTGGGTGTCGGAGGGGTCTGCCCTGTGGGTCCGGGCACTGAGGTGGGCAGCTCGAGAGGGGTTTCTCAGGAAAGGAGGCTCTGCCCAGCTGACTGTCACTGTCAACCTGCTTAGTGGTCGAGGGGAGGGCCCCTGGGGCGGTCAGCCGCCTGGCCTTGGCTGTGTGGCTGTGGCCGTGGCCATGGGTGCTGGTGAGGTCTGGCTGGGAGGTGTGGATGCGGTCCTGGGGCTCCTGCCTATGGTCCACGCGGTCGGGCGGGGGGCACCCCGGAGCCAGTGTGGCCCGGAACCGCTTCCCTCCAGAGGCCGACTCGGGGCTCCTCGGGTCTGGTGGGTGGACTTCACTCACGTGCCCCGACCTCCCAGCTGGCTGAGCAGGGAGGGTGGACCCCGCTCCCTGCAGACGCCGGCGGGGTGGCCCAGGTGCTCTTCCCGTGTCTGCATGTCAGGTGGGGATGGCTCTTAATGCCGTTTGTGCCTGTTGGTCGTGACTtttatataaaaactttaaaaacaaaaaactagataGTAACATCGTTTATCAAacgtagcaaaaaaaaaaaagaaacaaacgtTAAATGACGACTCGCTTTTGGGACCCCTCCTGTCGCATCAGCCCACCCCTCGTCAGTCACAGCAACCCCTCATTGTAAATGGGGGTGGGTTCCTCTGGTTTTCCTGCCCTGGGGGCTTGCAGTCTGGTGTGGGCTTGGGCGCTGCCCTTGGAGGCAGTGCCAGCACACCAGCGTCAGTCCCAGCTCTCCCGGTGGCGGCTCTCTCTCTTCCCGGGCTCAGCTTGTGGGTGGCAGGTTGCTTGGTTGTGCCCATCACGTGTTTTTCCTCAgcttatcttctcattcttttttttttggctgtgctgggtcttcgttgctgcgcaggctttctctagttgcggcgagcgggggctactcttcgttgcagtgtgcgggcttctcactgcggtggcttctcttgttgcggagcacgggctctaggcacgcgcgcttcagtagttgtggcacacgggcctggTTGCtttgtgtcatgtgggatcttcccgaacgagggctcgaacccgtgtcccctgcattgacaggcggattcttaaccactgcaccaccagggaagtcccatttgtttctttttttaaaaaatttttttaaattaatttattttttatttattttatttttggctgcgttgggtctttgttgctgcgtgcaggttttctctagttgtggcgagcgggggctactcttcgttgcagtgcgcaggcttctcactgtggtggcttcacttgtagagcacaggctctaggcgtgtgggcttcagtagttgtggctcacaggctctagagcgtaggctcagtagctgtggcgcacgggcctagttgctctgtggcatgtgggatcttcccggaccagggctcgaacccgtgtcccctgcactggcaggcggattcctagccactgcgccaccagggaagcccccatttgtttctTTACTAGTCTTTTTAGAGAGCACGTTTCTGGTCTTGTTGAGATTTTCTTGTGTGTTGTCTCCCGTTTCATGATTTTTagctctttgtctttttttctttcgctttattgagatttaattgacacataacattgtagGTGCGACGATTCGAATCGCTTATACGTTGTAGTGTTGGCAGGATGAAGTCGGTTCGCTCATCCTTCACCTGCCGTACTGTTGCTGTGGTGGGGAGAAAATGGAAGCTCCCCTCAGCGGCTTTCCAGGGCGCTGCGCGGCCTTGGGGCAGTTGCCGCCACCTGCGTGCGGTCCTGGGACCTTCCTGTCTTGTCTTTTCCTGACTTCTTCAGTGGGGTGCTCAGCACATGACGAGTCAGCCTTGTATCTGTGCTGCCCCATTTGACTGTTGCAATAACTGAGTGCGTGTTAGAACACACGTCTGCGTGTGTAGAGACCCCCGAGCTCTGTGCATTAAGATGCATGCACTTTGCTGCCCCTCCGTCAAGCCGCTGTCAAAAAGTTGAAAACAGCCCCCAACAGAAGGGCGACTCCCGGGTGCCCAAGGTGAACACAGCCCCGTCCGCAGACGAGGAGCCCTGGGGTCCACGGTGCCCTCTGCTGGAGCCATCATGGGACAGCGGAGATGCTCTGGCCGCTGCTGGCAGGCGTTCCAGCCTTGCCTCTGGTAGCAACGCGTGACCAGGTGTCCCGAGCCGGTGGGCCTGTGGGCACgctggggcttgggctctgcgtCTGCCTGGCTGCTCTCGCTGACCCCTGGCCTGTGCTTGGTGTGGAGCTGCCCCTTTGGTGGGTCTCCCCCGGGCACCCTGGGCAGGGCTGCCCTGTGTGGCGCGTGGCCTTCGGCAGCGAGGCTCGAGCCGCATCCACTGCTCTAAGGAGGAGGACCATCGTGGGTCTGGATGCGGCAGAGCCGAGGGTGTCGGCACAGTTCTGTGCAGCTCAGGGTTGTGCTTTTCAAAAAATGTGCTCTTGAAATTCCTCAATTTCTGACCTGAAATGTTGATGTTTGGTGCACAGTGGGGAAGCCTCCTTGTCCTGTCGAGGTTTAGTTCTCGGCTGCCTCGCTCGTCTTCCTGAGGCATGTTTCAGCAGCAGGGGTGACGGCAGGGACCGGGAAGCTGTGCTGCTGGCCTCCAAGGGTTTTACGCCGTTTTCGCGTCCCCTCATGCAAGTGTTGTTACAAATCCTTCACGCTTTGCAGTCCTTGAAAGGGTGGAGTTTCGCAGGCGGCTTGGGGACGCTCACGGTCGTTTTGGTGAAGGGTAGCTGCCCCCCTCCGCTGCTTCTGCCTCCATTTATGCCATTGCTTTCCCTCTTGAGGGGACCAGGGCGCCACGGCCCCGAACCCCGTGAGAGTGGGTGACTCTTCAGGGTCGGCCACACCTGGTGGAGGTCGGTGCGTGTGGATGCCCGACTCAGAGAAAGCGGAAACACCCAGGGCTCCACCCGTTTTTTCTTCTTAGATGTGTGCTCCAAGGGCCGCTGGAGTGACCACGGGTGGACGCAGCCTGCGGGTAGGCGAGAACCAGGGAGGCGGTGGTGGCCGTGAGGGCACCGCTGCTGAGAGGTGCGGTGGGATGCGCGCGGTGTGTTAACAGTACGCCGTGGTTTCTCGTTTCCATGATGAGAGCGCACCCGTGTCTTGCTTTACAGCTAAAACTCTGAGTTTTTCCGTGTTCTAGGATTAAATAGGATTGCGAACCAGGTGGCCATTCAGCGGAAGAAGCAGTTTGTAGAGCGCGGCCCACAGCTACTGGCTCCTCAAAAGGCTGTCGAGGAACGGGCCCCCCTGCTGCGCAGACTCCAGTCCAGCCTGCAGTCCCACAGAAACACGCAGCAGGTACGTGCCCGCGCCCCGGTGTCCCTCAGCCTCCAGTGCCTCCGAGGAGCTCGGAGGATGCAGGCTCAGGTGTGTGGCCGGCCTCTCGGGCCGGGGGACCGCGTGCCGGCGTTAGCCCGGGGGGTGCAGGCAGTGCCTCCGTCTCCCTCTTTCCCAACCCTGCACGCGGGGATGCCTGCCAGGGGTGGAGCGGCAGGGGACAGGGGCTGCCGTGCGGGAGCGATGTAACTTGGGGGCCGTGCCGAGGGCGACGAGGGCCAAGACAAGCGAGGGGGGGAGCAAAGAACAAAACCAGACTAGCGCTTACGTCTTAGCGGTTGATCTGCGTTCATAGACCCATCTGGTGTTGTAGAGCGTTTCTCTGAAAGGATGGATTTAGAAAGGAAGGGGTCGACCCTGCGATGCCCCAAAACAAGAAGGAGTCGTCTGCCCCTGTGTACTGAGGGGCGCAGCCTCCTAGACTCGGGTGCCCAGCGGGGGCCCTCCCGACCGGTTCCTGTTGGATCGCCGTGGCTCCCGCCGCACCCTGGAGGCTCTGCCGTCTGTCCCCGTGCATCATCAGTCAGAGCGGCCCGGGCGCCGCGTCCGGCATCTGGGTTCCTGGCGTGAAGGGGCGCTCCCTCCGCTGAGTTCTGGCCGGGGCGGGACTGCCTGGCAGCTGTGAGGGTCCCCCATCCCTGGGGTCCCCACGTCGAGGAATCAACCGCTGTTTTTCATCCCGGTGTTTCGGGAGTTGCTGCTTCCCGACTCTGCTGTCGCTTCTTCCTTGGTCCCGGCGTGAGGCCCGGGCTGAGCGCTGCCCTCTCCACCTCGCCAGCGGCGACGTCCTTGCTAGGGAGCCCCTTCTCTCGATCTTCCCAGTCCTGTCGTGCTCACAGCGTAGGTCATTGAACGTTACTAACACACTTAGACGCTCAGTTTGACGTCGTCTTAGGGCTTTCTGGAATCCAGAGGAACCGTTAAGATCCTGGGCCTCTGTGGGGTGGGCTGTGTCCCCGACCCTCCTCCATCCCCGGGAAGGAGGCAACCGCAAGGCTACAGGGTGTGCTTCTCAGACCCGCTGCCCCTGAGGGTGTGCTGTTGGGGCCGTCTCTCCCCTGGGGGTCCTGGTGCCTGCAGTGCCATCTGAGTCCCCTCCCCCGAGACGTGGCACAGGCCTCTGCAGACGCAGTGCTGCCGCCCTTGTTTGCTCGGGTGGACCTTGCACACCAAGCGGCTCCCTGAACCCTGGGCTGCGGCTACGGTGGACGTGCGCACAGAGGGGCCGGGAGGTGGCCGCGTCCTGAGCCCTGCTGGCTGCCGGCTGCTCCGCTGTCCTGCGCCCGCCTGCCCGCTCCATCCAGCGTCGGGACCGCTGGCTGCTTGTGTTGGCCGTGCTGCCGACCCTGAGGGCCAGGGGCGCCCGTGCTCACCCGTGGGGGCCTGGCCCCTGGGGCTCACCCTCAGCCTTCCGTCAGACCCGGGCCTTATTTAGTGGCGCCCTGCGCGCTCCTCCCTCCTCCGCATCGGGCCCGGAGTTCGGGTCTCGGTCAGGGCTGTGTCGGAACACGTGCCCGTGGGCCGGGAGGGCCAGCTGTGGGCTGGGGGCCGTTCAGGAGGCTGCAGGGCTGGAACCATGGGGACTGAGGTCGGCTGGCTTGCTTGGGTGCTGTCTCGGGAGCTCCAGGaaaggggggcgggggcgggggcccaGAGTCTGCAGGCCTCTGGGGTGGCAGGTAAGCAGGCGTCGCAAGATGGGGGCAGCGAGGCAGGACGGAGGGCTTCGGTCCTCGCCTGGGTGACGGCAGAGAAATGGGAGACGTGGAGAATGCAGCCCCAGGAGTCTCGTCTCGGGGCCCCGCGGGGGCGCAGGGTGAACTGCGCTGGGAGTGGCGGCCCGGGGCCTATGTGGTTGCCCGTGGGACCTGGGCTGGGTTTGGGGGCAGgaagctgggggttgggggcgTGTGCACACGAGGGGCCTGCCTGCACCtcaggggagtggggtggggggtcacTCCTGGTGGAGCATGTGCTCTCAGGAGGCTGGCACGAGGGTTCGAGACCAGTCGTGTTGTATTCCCCATCCTGCCCCACACGAGGTAGATTTGTAAACGATGGAGGATTCACCCACAGAAACGGGAAAGGGAAGCGTCAGCTCTCTTGGCAGAAGGAATTGGGAGGAACACAGAGTCTGGGTCTTTTATGACTTACACTGAGCCCTGAGGTGTACCTTGGCTTGGCCAGGAGAGGGCTCTGACTGGGTCGTATAGAGCCCAGCTGTGTGGCCTGTGTGGGCAGGGAACGGACGCGGGGCGGCCTGCCACCCGCCACGCTGGGGGACGTGAGCTCCCGCTTCGTGGGAAGGACAGGAGGCGGAC is part of the Phocoena sinus isolate mPhoSin1 chromosome 10, mPhoSin1.pri, whole genome shotgun sequence genome and encodes:
- the BRD1 gene encoding bromodomain-containing protein 1 isoform X4 — protein: MRRKGRGHRAAARHPSSPGNTKHSPTRETLTYAQAQRMVEIEIEGRLHRISIFDPLEVILEDDLTAQEMSECNSNKENSERPPVCLRAKRPKNNRVKKKSEAPPSAHGAPSPASALPEPKVRVLEYSPPAAPRRPPVYYKFVEKSAEELDDEVEYDMDEEDYAWLEIVNEKRRGDCVAAVSQGAFEFLMDRFEKASHCEKQKQGEQQCLIDEDAVCCVCMDGECQNSNAILFCDMCNLAVHQECYGVPYIPEGQWLCRHCLQSRARPADCVLCPNKGGAFKKTDDDRWGHVVCALWIPEVGFANTVFIEPIDGVRNIPPARWKLTCYLCKQKGVGACIQCHKANCYTAFHVTCAQRAGLYMKMEPVKELAGGAATFSVRKTAYCDVHTPPGCTRRPLNIYGDVEVKNGVCRKESSAKTVRSTSKVRKKAKKAKKTLREPCAALPPVCAPYIPPQRLNRIANQVAIQRKKQFVERGPQLLAPQKAVEERAPLLRRLQSSLQSHRNTQQRENDEEIQAAKEKLKYWQRLRHDLERARLLIELLRKREKLKREQVKLEQVALELRLTPLTVLLRSVLDQLQEKDPARIFAQPVSLKEVPDYLDHIKHPMDFATMRKRLEAQGYRTLRELEEDFDLIVDNCMKYNAKDTVFYRAAVRLRDQGGVVLRQARRQADSVGFEEASGMHLPERPPAAPRRPFSWDDVDRLLSPASRAHMVLEEQLRELLDMLDLTCSMKSSGSRSKRAKLLKKEIAALRSQLSQQHSQPPAAESGTAGFEEDGAQLGQETGEEGDKSPPKLEPSDALPLPSNSETNSEPPTLKPVELNPEQSKLFKRVTFGNESHSTCTQSALVIGHPPEPTLASSGDAPAAASAVAEPSSDVNRRTSVLFCKSKSSFRGWRLFCSQEKGREAPAATPRWRRGPRESAWTQGSPMALGLRGASRSWAAPRGERPRPAAAAPPSPASPPAAARSATPGPAAGL